In Streptomyces sp. NBC_00448, the following are encoded in one genomic region:
- a CDS encoding glucarate dehydratase family protein: MTTDFPTESDLAGAQSPSGRATIIDVRITPIAFPDPPLLNAVGCHEPWALRAIVEVDCGDGLVGLGETYGDASHLTVLRTVAPLLIGLDPFRTEHLRSVVDQLLGTAEAPAEKLGPAGGMGPEKTALRVFSAFEVACLDIQGQAIGRPVHDLLGGRVRDEVPFSAYLFYKWARHPGDDADLYGAALDPDGIVAQARTMVRTYGFQSIKLKGGVFAPDEELDALRALRAEFPTLPLRIDPNAAWSVATSRRVAAETQGLLEYLEDPTEGLAGMAAVAETAGMPLATNMCVVSFDHLPEAVERGSVQVILSDHHYWGGLRQSVRLAGICETWGLGLSMHSNSHLGISLAAMTHLGAALPQMAYAADTHTPWQLGVDVVEHPLTFVNGAVPVPTSPGLGVRLDRDALARLHENYLRQGITGRDDTGYMRRFHPDFDPAKPRW; this comes from the coding sequence ATGACGACCGATTTCCCCACCGAGAGCGACCTCGCCGGGGCGCAGAGCCCTTCGGGGCGCGCCACGATCATCGACGTCCGCATCACGCCCATCGCGTTCCCCGATCCGCCGTTGCTCAACGCCGTGGGCTGCCACGAGCCGTGGGCGTTGCGCGCGATCGTCGAAGTGGACTGCGGGGACGGCCTGGTCGGGCTCGGCGAGACCTACGGTGACGCCTCGCACCTGACGGTGCTGCGTACGGTGGCACCGCTGCTCATCGGGCTGGACCCGTTCCGGACCGAACATCTCAGGTCCGTGGTGGACCAGTTGCTCGGCACCGCGGAGGCACCGGCGGAGAAGCTCGGGCCCGCCGGCGGGATGGGCCCGGAGAAGACGGCGCTGCGGGTCTTCTCCGCGTTCGAGGTCGCCTGCCTGGACATCCAGGGCCAGGCGATCGGCCGTCCGGTGCACGACCTGCTCGGTGGCCGGGTGCGCGACGAAGTGCCCTTCTCGGCCTACCTGTTCTACAAGTGGGCGCGGCATCCCGGCGACGACGCGGACCTCTACGGCGCCGCGCTCGACCCGGACGGGATCGTGGCGCAGGCCCGGACGATGGTGCGGACGTACGGCTTCCAGTCGATCAAGCTGAAGGGTGGCGTCTTCGCTCCCGACGAAGAGCTCGACGCCCTCCGCGCGTTGCGCGCGGAGTTCCCCACGCTGCCGCTGCGCATCGACCCCAACGCCGCCTGGAGCGTGGCGACTTCGCGCCGGGTCGCCGCCGAGACGCAGGGCCTGCTGGAGTATCTGGAGGACCCCACCGAGGGTCTGGCCGGAATGGCCGCCGTCGCCGAAACGGCGGGGATGCCGCTGGCCACGAACATGTGCGTGGTCTCCTTCGACCACCTTCCCGAGGCCGTCGAACGCGGCTCCGTCCAGGTCATCCTCTCCGATCACCACTACTGGGGCGGGCTGCGGCAGTCCGTGCGGCTGGCGGGCATCTGCGAGACGTGGGGGCTCGGCCTGTCGATGCACTCCAACAGCCACCTCGGCATCAGCCTCGCCGCGATGACCCATCTCGGCGCGGCCCTGCCGCAGATGGCGTACGCCGCGGACACCCACACGCCGTGGCAGCTCGGCGTCGACGTGGTGGAGCATCCGCTGACCTTCGTGAACGGTGCCGTGCCGGTGCCGACGTCGCCAGGGCTGGGCGTCCGGCTGGACCGGGACGCGCTCGCCCGGCTGCACGAGAACTACCTGCGGCAGGGCATCACCGGCCGCGACGACACGGGCTACATGCGGCGCTTCCACCCGGACTTCGACCCGGCCAAGCCGCGCTGGTGA
- a CDS encoding peptide ligase PGM1-related protein, with amino-acid sequence MPASLDASEAVRGWSEQAPRKVWLTRPGDVLVSPVPIPEDFRRYAGGLLGFPHETVEVVVVPDLPGTGMPEAVRRHGLGGILQDLARRHPGTRLLPLVLDGASVELAAELGIQVFPFGSGRPGAGVLSAVDRLNTKTGFRAVARERGIRTPEGQVCQGAEVPGVVARMVSRFGRVVVKADRSAGGVGMRFVSRGDPAAGAEPDGTGLWVVERCVHYTKEVSVQCVVEAAGPRVVFSGEMLTHDGSFTGYRSPLRDVPSEVIAELHAWGAALGQHLADHGYAGPYSIDALLDDDGTLYATESNVRRTATTTPQAMVTRLGHAAGRPAPAWLIAKRTTRTPHTLTQAVRRLDTTGLAYGSTHGEGVVLYAGGAARPTGAGTHWRYAVMGPDRPRIEELERELAAVLDLVEP; translated from the coding sequence GTGCCGGCGAGTCTGGACGCGAGCGAGGCGGTGCGGGGGTGGTCGGAGCAGGCGCCCCGGAAGGTCTGGCTGACCCGGCCCGGTGACGTGCTGGTCAGCCCTGTCCCGATCCCGGAGGACTTCAGGCGCTACGCCGGAGGTCTGCTCGGGTTCCCCCACGAGACGGTGGAGGTCGTCGTCGTTCCGGACCTGCCGGGAACCGGCATGCCGGAGGCCGTCCGGCGGCACGGACTCGGCGGAATCCTCCAGGACCTGGCCCGCCGGCATCCCGGGACGCGGCTGCTTCCCCTCGTGCTGGACGGCGCGTCGGTCGAGCTGGCCGCCGAACTCGGCATCCAGGTCTTCCCGTTCGGGTCCGGCCGGCCCGGCGCCGGCGTGCTGAGCGCGGTGGACCGGCTCAACACGAAGACCGGGTTCCGCGCCGTCGCGCGGGAGCGGGGCATCCGGACGCCGGAAGGCCAGGTGTGCCAAGGCGCCGAAGTGCCGGGTGTGGTGGCGCGGATGGTGTCCAGGTTCGGGCGGGTGGTGGTCAAGGCGGACCGCTCCGCGGGCGGCGTCGGCATGCGGTTCGTCTCCCGCGGCGACCCGGCCGCCGGAGCGGAACCGGACGGGACCGGACTGTGGGTCGTGGAGCGCTGCGTCCACTACACGAAGGAGGTCAGCGTGCAGTGCGTCGTCGAGGCGGCCGGGCCACGGGTCGTGTTCAGCGGCGAGATGCTCACCCACGACGGCTCGTTCACCGGCTACCGCTCACCGCTGCGCGACGTGCCCTCCGAGGTGATCGCGGAACTGCACGCGTGGGGCGCCGCCCTCGGGCAGCACCTCGCCGACCACGGGTACGCCGGGCCGTACAGCATCGACGCCCTCCTGGACGACGACGGAACGCTCTACGCCACCGAGAGCAACGTACGGCGCACGGCCACCACCACACCGCAGGCCATGGTCACCCGCCTCGGCCACGCCGCCGGACGCCCCGCACCCGCCTGGCTCATCGCCAAACGGACCACCCGCACCCCGCACACGCTCACCCAGGCCGTCCGGCGCCTCGACACCACCGGACTGGCCTACGGCTCCACGCACGGCGAGGGCGTCGTCCTGTACGCCGGCGGAGCCGCCCGCCCCACCGGGGCCGGGACCCACTGGCGCTACGCGGTGATGGGCCCCGACCGCCCGCGGATCGAGGAACTGGAACGCGAACTCGCCGCGGTACTGGACCTGGTCGAGCCCTGA
- a CDS encoding ricin-type beta-trefoil lectin domain protein, with protein sequence MKRLVQWVLTLAAATGLAAASPAAAHALAPAGAAGSSGQVKTAHACSAPLHPGAPVCYALVRTDLHALHDDALSPRANPSGYGPSDLQQAYNLASAAASSGSGATVAVTELADNPNLESDLATYRSQYGLPACTTANGCFRKVNGSGQQGDYPGGDTGWGTEASLDVDMVSAVCPLCHILVIEAGDLDAAQNLAVSLGAHFISNSWGTGDGSGDAGADADFDHAGVVDVASSGDGGYGVSFPATSKYVVAAGGTSLHQDSGTSRGWTESAWSGSGAGCSSWESKPTWQTDTGCGGNRTVADVSAVADPGTGVAVYDTYGQGGWFVVGGTSASSPIIASTFALAGAPATTAASVLYGHASALNDVTSGSDGSCSPSYLCTATAGYDGPTGLGTPNGLGAFDGSGSTSPQGTGPIVSGVSSSLCVDDRSSDTTNLNPVQIWNCNGSSAQQWTVAAGNTLQALGKCLDVDNSGTADGTTVDLYDCNSTSAQVWQPQSNGSLLNPNSGKCLDDPNSSTSEGTQLQIWDCNGTGAQHWGLPN encoded by the coding sequence ATGAAGAGATTGGTCCAGTGGGTGCTGACGCTGGCCGCCGCGACGGGGCTCGCCGCCGCGTCGCCGGCCGCGGCCCACGCCCTCGCCCCGGCCGGCGCAGCCGGCTCATCCGGCCAGGTGAAGACCGCACACGCGTGTTCCGCGCCGCTGCACCCCGGTGCCCCGGTCTGCTACGCGCTGGTCCGCACCGATCTGCACGCGCTCCATGACGACGCGCTGTCCCCGCGGGCGAACCCGTCCGGCTACGGCCCCTCGGACCTCCAGCAGGCGTACAACCTGGCCTCCGCCGCCGCGTCGAGCGGCAGCGGGGCGACCGTGGCCGTCACGGAACTGGCGGACAACCCGAACCTCGAGTCGGACCTGGCGACGTACCGCTCGCAGTACGGCCTGCCCGCGTGCACCACGGCCAACGGGTGCTTCCGGAAGGTCAACGGGAGCGGTCAGCAGGGCGACTACCCCGGCGGGGACACGGGTTGGGGCACGGAGGCGTCGCTGGACGTCGACATGGTCTCCGCGGTGTGCCCGCTGTGCCACATCCTGGTGATCGAGGCCGGCGACCTGGACGCGGCGCAGAACCTGGCGGTGTCGCTCGGCGCCCACTTCATCTCCAACAGCTGGGGGACCGGCGACGGTTCGGGCGACGCCGGCGCCGACGCGGACTTCGACCACGCCGGGGTGGTGGACGTCGCCAGCTCCGGCGACGGCGGCTACGGAGTGAGCTTCCCCGCCACCTCGAAGTACGTCGTCGCGGCCGGCGGCACCAGCCTGCACCAGGACTCCGGTACCTCGCGCGGCTGGACGGAGTCGGCCTGGTCCGGCTCCGGGGCGGGCTGCTCGTCGTGGGAGTCCAAGCCGACCTGGCAGACCGACACCGGCTGCGGCGGCAACCGGACCGTCGCCGACGTCTCGGCGGTCGCCGACCCGGGCACGGGCGTGGCCGTCTACGACACCTACGGGCAGGGCGGCTGGTTCGTGGTCGGCGGCACCAGCGCCTCCTCGCCGATCATCGCCTCGACCTTCGCGCTCGCCGGCGCGCCCGCCACGACCGCCGCGTCCGTGCTCTACGGCCACGCGTCCGCGCTCAACGACGTGACGTCGGGCTCCGACGGCTCCTGCAGCCCCTCCTACCTGTGCACCGCGACCGCCGGCTACGACGGCCCCACCGGCCTGGGCACCCCCAACGGCCTCGGCGCCTTCGACGGCAGCGGAAGCACCAGCCCGCAGGGGACCGGGCCGATCGTCTCGGGCGTCTCCTCCTCGCTGTGCGTGGACGACCGCTCCTCCGACACCACCAACCTCAACCCCGTGCAGATCTGGAACTGCAACGGCAGCTCCGCCCAGCAGTGGACCGTCGCCGCCGGCAACACCCTCCAGGCGCTGGGCAAATGCCTGGACGTGGACAACTCCGGCACCGCGGACGGCACCACCGTCGACCTCTACGACTGCAACAGCACCTCCGCCCAGGTCTGGCAGCCCCAGTCCAACGGCTCGCTGCTCAACCCCAACTCCGGCAAGTGCCTGGACGACCCGAACAGTTCGACGTCCGAGGGCACCCAACTCCAGATCTGGGACTGCAACGGCACCGGCGCGCAGCACTGGGGCCTGCCCAACTGA
- a CDS encoding SAM-dependent methyltransferase, with protein MTDQGFSVEEIDTGRPHPARMYDYYLGGKDNYEVDREAAQRVIDLFPDIVTMAQGNRQFMHRAVRYMVDSGIRQIIDIGTGIPTVPNTHQVAHEVSPEVRVAYVDNDPIVATYAGAHLLGAGNTGFLLGDLRDPQSILGHPTIRELIDLDQPVGLMLVAILHFIRDDEDPAGLVAAYRDALPAGSHLLLSHTTGDFHRLDGDAGEARDVYRDKGATATLTLRSHEEVLGFFDGFALVEPGLVQPPLWRPDEPVPTEEELAHVGFYGGVGIKR; from the coding sequence TTGACCGATCAGGGGTTCTCCGTGGAGGAGATCGACACCGGCAGGCCCCACCCGGCCCGCATGTACGACTACTACCTCGGTGGCAAGGACAACTACGAGGTCGACCGCGAGGCCGCGCAGCGCGTCATCGACCTGTTTCCGGACATCGTGACGATGGCGCAGGGCAACCGGCAGTTCATGCACCGGGCGGTGCGGTACATGGTGGACAGCGGTATCCGGCAGATCATCGACATCGGTACCGGCATACCCACCGTGCCCAACACCCACCAGGTGGCGCACGAGGTGTCGCCCGAGGTGCGGGTCGCGTACGTGGACAACGACCCGATCGTGGCGACGTACGCGGGGGCGCATCTGCTGGGTGCGGGGAACACCGGATTCCTCCTCGGTGATCTGCGCGACCCGCAGAGCATCCTGGGCCATCCGACCATCAGGGAGCTGATCGACCTCGACCAGCCGGTCGGGTTGATGCTGGTGGCGATCCTGCACTTCATCCGGGACGACGAGGACCCCGCGGGGTTGGTGGCCGCCTACCGGGACGCGCTGCCCGCCGGCAGCCACCTGCTGCTCAGCCACACGACCGGCGACTTCCACCGGCTGGACGGCGACGCGGGGGAGGCCCGGGACGTCTACCGGGACAAGGGGGCCACCGCCACCCTCACCCTGCGCTCCCACGAAGAGGTGCTGGGCTTCTTCGACGGCTTCGCGCTGGTCGAGCCAGGGCTGGTCCAACCGCCGCTCTGGCGCCCTGACGAACCGGTGCCGACGGAGGAGGAGCTGGCGCATGTCGGCTTCTACGGCGGCGTCGGCATCAAGCGCTGA
- a CDS encoding ABC transporter ATP-binding protein: MSTTLSPTSTRAATTLQVEDLCVRYGGVQAVRSVSFTVEPGEAVGIIGANGAGKTSTLRALMGLTARTATTLRLGETDLRRTPARNMVRHGIGYVPEGRHVFAGLSVEKNLMLGAYSKGWGRGRTAELDSIYQEFPVLGEMRGRTAGALSGGQQQMLAIGRALMSKPDLILLDEPSMGLSPKLVDDILAILLRLRGAGLSLLLVEQNAELAFGATSRCLVVENGEVVTQGSTEELRADPQVRRSYLGI, encoded by the coding sequence GTGAGCACCACCCTTTCGCCCACCTCCACCCGGGCGGCGACCACGCTCCAGGTCGAGGACCTCTGCGTGCGCTACGGCGGCGTCCAAGCCGTCCGATCCGTCAGCTTCACCGTGGAACCGGGCGAGGCCGTCGGCATCATCGGAGCCAACGGTGCCGGCAAGACCTCCACCCTGCGTGCCCTCATGGGGCTCACCGCGCGCACCGCGACCACCCTGCGCCTCGGCGAGACCGACCTGCGCCGAACCCCGGCCCGCAACATGGTCCGCCACGGCATCGGCTACGTCCCCGAGGGCCGCCACGTCTTCGCCGGCCTGTCCGTCGAGAAGAACCTCATGCTCGGCGCCTACAGCAAAGGGTGGGGGCGCGGCCGGACCGCCGAACTCGACAGCATCTACCAGGAGTTCCCCGTCCTCGGCGAGATGCGCGGGCGGACGGCAGGAGCGCTGTCCGGAGGCCAGCAGCAGATGCTCGCCATCGGCAGGGCCCTGATGTCCAAACCCGACCTCATCCTCCTCGACGAGCCCTCCATGGGCTTGTCACCCAAGCTCGTCGACGACATCCTCGCCATCCTGCTGCGCCTGCGCGGCGCCGGCCTGAGCCTGCTGCTCGTCGAGCAGAACGCCGAGCTCGCCTTCGGGGCGACCAGCCGCTGCCTGGTCGTGGAGAACGGAGAAGTCGTCACCCAGGGAAGCACCGAGGAGTTGCGTGCCGATCCCCAGGTGAGGCGGAGCTACCTCGGTATCTAG
- a CDS encoding branched-chain amino acid ABC transporter ATP-binding protein/permease — protein MNSLFRHRLTRPGGYFLLLVVAWFVPYGVGSYEMHILDTALVYAVLAIGQGLVMGIAGQINLAQVAFLGVGAYTTAILTTHNHLGFWTAAVLAVLAAAVIGLIVGLPALRVQSHYLGIVTLGLSLAFLNWVTNASIAGSGSGIPGIPVPPLGGVDLSSDYLYYYLELIVFVLGLAFGLFVVRTRLGRRLRAMRDDSLAAGSLGARIPVLRMTSFLLAGIYGGVAGVLYAGLIRFVAPETFSTANMFLLLAMVVIGGRQSLWGCVVGALVLSVVQNELTDLSTYSQLGYGSVVVLMVVFLPTGLAGLPAQIRRLARRGAGGSPVVLGDFRPYPAAGATAAAQATLLDLDGVTMRFKGLTALDDVSLTVHEGEIRGIVGPNGSGKTTLFNVISGLYHASAGTAHFGGTQIVGMQPNRLAHLGMARTFQNLRLFRNLTVREHLLTSLDRTPTRWAWRYVLWPFGVQHGEKVLRADAEDLLERFGLAALADAIPYSLPYGIQRRVELARAMAARPRLLLLDEPAAGLNGAEKAQLAEIVSSIRDSGTTVVIIEHDMSLVMSLCGHVTVLAAGRVIADGLPAEVAADPQVIEAYLGRAATHPAAPKDEPAALRSEEHA, from the coding sequence ATGAACTCCCTGTTCCGCCACCGCCTGACCCGTCCCGGCGGCTACTTTCTCCTGCTCGTCGTCGCCTGGTTCGTTCCGTACGGCGTCGGCAGCTACGAGATGCACATCCTGGACACCGCACTCGTCTACGCCGTCCTCGCCATCGGCCAGGGCCTGGTCATGGGCATCGCCGGACAGATCAACCTCGCCCAGGTCGCCTTCCTGGGCGTCGGCGCCTACACCACCGCCATCCTCACCACGCACAACCACCTCGGCTTCTGGACCGCCGCCGTTCTCGCCGTCCTGGCCGCCGCCGTGATCGGCCTGATCGTCGGACTGCCCGCCCTGCGCGTGCAGTCCCACTACCTCGGCATCGTCACCCTCGGCCTGTCCCTGGCCTTCCTCAACTGGGTCACCAACGCCTCCATCGCCGGCAGCGGCTCGGGCATCCCCGGCATCCCCGTCCCCCCGCTCGGCGGCGTCGACCTCTCCAGCGACTACCTCTACTACTACCTGGAGCTGATCGTCTTCGTCCTCGGCCTGGCGTTCGGACTGTTCGTCGTCCGTACCCGCCTCGGCCGCCGCCTTCGCGCCATGCGCGACGACTCGCTGGCCGCCGGATCACTCGGCGCCCGCATCCCCGTCCTGCGCATGACCTCCTTCCTCCTGGCCGGCATCTACGGCGGCGTGGCGGGAGTCCTGTACGCCGGCCTGATCAGGTTCGTCGCACCCGAGACCTTCAGCACGGCCAACATGTTCCTGCTGCTGGCCATGGTCGTGATCGGTGGCCGCCAGAGCCTGTGGGGATGCGTCGTCGGCGCCCTGGTCCTGTCCGTCGTCCAGAACGAGCTCACGGACCTGTCCACCTACTCCCAGCTCGGCTACGGCTCCGTCGTCGTCCTCATGGTCGTCTTCCTGCCCACCGGACTGGCCGGGCTCCCCGCCCAGATCCGCCGCCTGGCCCGACGCGGCGCGGGCGGATCACCCGTCGTCCTGGGGGACTTCCGCCCCTACCCGGCAGCCGGCGCGACCGCGGCGGCACAAGCCACGCTGCTGGACCTCGACGGCGTCACCATGCGCTTCAAAGGTCTGACCGCACTGGACGACGTCTCCCTGACCGTCCACGAAGGCGAGATCCGCGGCATCGTCGGGCCCAACGGATCAGGAAAGACCACCCTGTTCAACGTCATCAGCGGCCTGTACCACGCCTCCGCCGGCACCGCGCACTTCGGCGGCACGCAGATCGTGGGCATGCAGCCGAACCGGCTCGCCCACCTCGGCATGGCCCGCACCTTCCAGAACCTGCGGCTCTTCCGCAATCTGACGGTCCGCGAGCACCTCCTGACCTCGCTCGACCGGACCCCCACCCGCTGGGCCTGGCGGTACGTCCTGTGGCCCTTCGGTGTCCAGCACGGCGAGAAGGTGCTGCGTGCCGACGCCGAGGATCTTCTGGAGCGCTTCGGTCTGGCCGCCCTGGCCGACGCGATCCCCTACTCCCTGCCCTACGGCATCCAGCGCCGCGTCGAGCTCGCCCGGGCGATGGCGGCCCGACCGCGCCTGCTGCTCCTGGACGAACCCGCGGCCGGTCTCAACGGCGCCGAGAAGGCCCAACTCGCCGAGATCGTCAGCTCCATCCGCGACAGCGGCACCACGGTGGTGATCATCGAGCACGACATGAGCCTGGTGATGTCCCTGTGCGGTCACGTCACCGTTCTGGCCGCCGGCCGGGTCATCGCCGACGGCCTGCCCGCCGAGGTGGCAGCCGACCCCCAGGTCATCGAGGCGTACCTCGGCCGAGCCGCCACCCACCCCGCCGCACCGAAGGACGAGCCCGCCGCGCTCCGATCGGAGGAACACGCGTGA
- a CDS encoding branched-chain amino acid ABC transporter permease: MQVFLQTLVGGLSLGAVYALVALGFALVYRTMGLVNFAHADVLMIGAYVASTFTMSEHLPFAVAVIAAIVITGLIGLVIERMLRPLEGKDFDLMLIGTIGFGIVLEALATLIWGATGRAVPSPVSSGPLHFLGASIPTYDLVVVGIAVAAMVALTLFLERTRHGIAMQAVAMDYDAASAAGINVGRSNAIAFAIGAGLAALAGALVGPLLYVSPSMGGTIGVDGFAAAILGGFGSIPGAVIGGVVMGLLSSFSAGHFHGYSDLVTFIVFAALVMIRPTGVFGERTVSRA; the protein is encoded by the coding sequence ATGCAAGTCTTCCTGCAGACGCTGGTGGGCGGCCTGAGCCTGGGAGCCGTCTACGCGCTCGTCGCACTCGGCTTCGCGCTCGTCTACCGCACCATGGGCCTGGTCAACTTCGCCCACGCCGACGTCCTCATGATCGGCGCCTACGTCGCCTCCACCTTCACCATGTCCGAGCACCTGCCCTTCGCCGTGGCCGTCATCGCCGCCATCGTGATCACCGGGCTGATCGGCCTGGTCATCGAGCGCATGCTCCGCCCCCTGGAGGGCAAGGACTTCGACCTCATGCTCATCGGCACCATCGGCTTCGGCATCGTTCTCGAAGCCCTGGCCACCCTCATCTGGGGAGCCACCGGCCGCGCCGTCCCCTCTCCCGTCTCCTCCGGGCCGCTCCACTTCCTGGGCGCTTCCATCCCCACCTACGACCTCGTCGTCGTCGGCATCGCCGTCGCCGCCATGGTCGCGCTCACCCTCTTCCTCGAACGCACCCGCCACGGCATCGCCATGCAGGCAGTGGCCATGGACTACGACGCCGCCTCCGCGGCCGGCATCAACGTCGGCCGCAGCAACGCCATCGCCTTCGCCATCGGCGCGGGCCTCGCCGCCCTCGCCGGGGCACTGGTCGGCCCCCTGCTCTACGTCAGCCCCTCCATGGGAGGGACCATCGGCGTCGACGGTTTCGCCGCCGCCATCCTCGGCGGCTTCGGCTCCATCCCCGGAGCCGTCATCGGCGGCGTCGTCATGGGCCTGCTCAGCTCCTTCTCCGCCGGCCACTTCCACGGCTACTCCGACCTCGTGACGTTCATCGTCTTCGCCGCCCTGGTCATGATCCGGCCCACCGGCGTGTTCGGAGAAAGGACGGTCAGCCGCGCATGA
- a CDS encoding ABC transporter substrate-binding protein: MRTTRTTLAVASAVLCLAAASACSAPSDKNKSSSGSDSSAPIKIAVVDAQSGENSALGAWEYKGAKLAVDEWNAKGGVDGRKIQLHLFDDKGDPTTGTNIASKLASQGYTAMIGTAESGVTVAMEPTLQSARIPNITSGQSPQIIASKDPFVFLNGPTSTTYDATLAKYVIDTKGLKKVAMISNNGSYGKGEHDAFLAELKKRGLSPTTDQVVTTSQIDFSAALTTIKKTNPQVVFIGSEEVEAGLIVKQARSLGITAPFAGAAPQGTPVYISTAGGTHADGTIVSSPYLSNDANAQTKAFATAYKAAYQQTAELHGAKAYDGTSIVLTALKNSHGATGKKLADAIRATRYDGLLGDFSFDDTGVGIFATKIGVIKGGQLTAAAS, from the coding sequence ATGCGTACCACCCGCACCACCCTCGCCGTCGCTTCCGCCGTACTGTGCCTGGCGGCCGCCAGTGCCTGCTCCGCCCCGTCCGACAAGAACAAGTCCTCCTCCGGCAGCGACTCCTCCGCTCCCATCAAGATCGCGGTCGTGGACGCACAGAGCGGTGAGAACAGCGCGCTGGGCGCCTGGGAGTACAAGGGCGCCAAGCTCGCCGTGGACGAGTGGAACGCCAAGGGCGGCGTCGACGGCCGCAAGATCCAGTTGCACCTGTTCGACGACAAGGGCGATCCGACCACCGGCACCAACATCGCCAGCAAGCTGGCCAGCCAGGGCTACACCGCCATGATCGGCACCGCGGAGAGCGGTGTGACGGTGGCGATGGAGCCGACGCTGCAGTCCGCCCGGATACCCAACATCACCTCCGGGCAGTCTCCCCAGATCATCGCTTCCAAGGACCCGTTCGTCTTCCTCAACGGTCCCACCAGCACCACCTACGACGCCACGCTGGCCAAGTACGTGATCGACACCAAGGGCCTGAAGAAGGTCGCGATGATCAGCAACAACGGCTCCTACGGCAAGGGCGAGCACGACGCCTTCCTCGCCGAACTGAAGAAGCGCGGCCTGTCCCCGACCACCGACCAGGTCGTCACCACCAGCCAGATCGACTTCTCCGCCGCCCTGACCACCATCAAGAAGACCAACCCGCAGGTGGTCTTCATCGGCTCCGAGGAGGTCGAGGCCGGCCTCATCGTCAAGCAGGCGCGATCCCTGGGCATCACCGCCCCCTTCGCCGGAGCCGCCCCCCAGGGCACCCCGGTCTACATCAGCACCGCCGGCGGCACCCACGCCGACGGCACCATCGTCTCCTCGCCCTACCTCAGCAACGACGCCAACGCCCAGACCAAGGCATTCGCCACCGCCTACAAGGCCGCCTACCAGCAGACAGCCGAACTGCACGGAGCCAAGGCGTACGACGGCACCTCGATCGTGCTGACCGCCCTGAAGAACAGCCATGGCGCCACCGGCAAGAAGCTCGCCGACGCCATCCGAGCCACCAGGTACGACGGCCTGCTGGGCGACTTCTCCTTCGACGACACCGGCGTCGGCATCTTCGCCACCAAGATCGGCGTCATCAAGGGCGGCCAACTCACCGCCGCCGCCAGCTGA